The following proteins are co-located in the Pyrococcus abyssi GE5 genome:
- a CDS encoding phosphate signaling complex PhoU family protein yields the protein MRNRLMGKLKFEIEKLGRITIDAIKNIKDEERVEDLLWEAIDTRWELNDTAIEILIRFQPMARELRLVRACMDASYDLYRIVRHSEKLSKLPIDNYTTKLLSSLLPWLKMGISCLTGDSDLDLTDFPLYEDAFNEGLKMVDKAISVHLDSMFNHMKHVLASALYYIRRKESSRENAYNVPHVR from the coding sequence ATGAGGAATCGCCTTATGGGAAAGCTCAAGTTCGAAATTGAAAAGTTGGGCAGGATAACCATTGATGCTATCAAAAATATCAAAGACGAGGAGAGAGTTGAAGATCTCCTATGGGAGGCTATAGATACAAGATGGGAGCTAAATGATACCGCTATAGAAATACTAATAAGGTTCCAACCGATGGCAAGAGAATTAAGGCTAGTTAGAGCGTGCATGGATGCATCCTACGACCTCTACAGAATCGTTAGGCACTCTGAGAAATTGTCTAAATTACCAATAGATAATTATACGACCAAACTCCTCTCTTCCTTATTACCTTGGCTCAAAATGGGAATTTCATGTCTGACAGGTGACAGCGATTTAGACCTAACGGACTTTCCACTCTATGAGGATGCCTTTAACGAAGGCTTAAAGATGGTCGATAAGGCGATTTCCGTTCATCTGGATAGCATGTTCAATCATATGAAGCACGTTCTTGCTTCTGCCCTCTATTATATAAGGAGGAAGGAAAGCTCTCGAGAAAACGCCTATAATGTACCTCACGTGAGGTGA
- a CDS encoding phosphate signaling complex PhoU family protein, translated as MRKLLDIGINQIRKLLAEMGKEALIALDYAKESLTGKENNAEEISAKLKILRSEVFEIATELLVRYSPVASDLRFIQGALDTSYDLYRISRYAMEIGRTARIVGGCYTERIKKAFELSMEAVKISTEAFSTLNEVLVGRVLEIDEAVDKLYISSLEDLKKGYSNPAEALILRHLERICDHAKEIGVKVLYVKEGKRGY; from the coding sequence ATGAGGAAGCTACTTGATATAGGGATTAATCAAATTAGAAAACTCTTGGCTGAAATGGGTAAAGAAGCGTTAATAGCATTAGATTATGCTAAAGAAAGCTTAACTGGAAAAGAAAACAATGCTGAAGAAATTTCTGCAAAGCTTAAAATTTTAAGAAGCGAAGTATTCGAGATTGCAACAGAATTACTCGTGAGGTACTCTCCTGTAGCGTCAGATCTAAGGTTCATCCAAGGTGCCCTTGACACTAGCTATGACCTCTACAGAATCTCAAGGTACGCCATGGAAATAGGAAGAACAGCCAGAATAGTTGGGGGATGCTATACTGAGAGAATTAAAAAAGCATTTGAACTTAGCATGGAGGCTGTTAAAATATCAACAGAAGCTTTTTCAACCCTAAATGAAGTTCTAGTTGGAAGAGTACTTGAGATAGATGAGGCCGTCGATAAACTCTACATATCATCCCTCGAAGATTTAAAGAAAGGCTACAGCAATCCCGCTGAGGCTCTGATATTAAGGCACCTTGAGAGGATATGCGATCATGCTAAAGAAATAGGGGTGAAAGTTCTCTATGTAAAGGAGGGAAAGAGAGGTTATTAG
- a CDS encoding type II toxin-antitoxin system VapC family toxin → MRFIDSNIFLYAMIKPKGNISKMILERKERSKRILLRVENGEDVVTTVVHLSEVANILEAKVSLTTAIKFLESLFLAENVKILPVSAEDYLKAILLSKEKRISVNDALAYLKMKELGIKEIYTFDRHFYNLDVKVVQE, encoded by the coding sequence ATGAGGTTCATCGATAGCAACATTTTCCTTTATGCAATGATAAAGCCAAAAGGAAACATAAGTAAGATGATCCTCGAGAGAAAAGAAAGATCGAAAAGAATACTCTTAAGAGTTGAAAATGGAGAAGATGTCGTAACGACGGTAGTGCATCTGAGCGAAGTCGCGAATATTCTTGAAGCAAAAGTGAGTCTCACAACTGCTATAAAATTTCTAGAAAGTCTCTTCCTTGCTGAAAATGTTAAGATTCTTCCCGTATCAGCAGAAGACTATTTAAAAGCAATACTATTATCCAAAGAGAAAAGGATTAGTGTAAATGATGCCCTAGCATATCTTAAAATGAAGGAACTTGGCATAAAGGAGATATACACATTTGACAGGCACTTTTACAATCTGGATGTTAAAGTAGTTCAGGAGTGA
- a CDS encoding AbrB/MazE/SpoVT family DNA-binding domain-containing protein has protein sequence MNVEVKRIDSQGRIVLPKEWRKKWGSEVILIELDDRIEILPRKKPKLSEFFDIIEVEDIGEDIEKDLLKELGEDINEVHR, from the coding sequence ATGAATGTGGAAGTTAAGCGAATTGATAGCCAAGGTAGAATTGTTTTACCAAAAGAGTGGCGAAAGAAATGGGGAAGTGAGGTTATCCTGATCGAACTTGATGACAGGATAGAAATATTACCCAGGAAAAAACCAAAACTCTCTGAGTTCTTTGATATAATTGAAGTTGAAGATATCGGCGAGGATATTGAAAAAGACCTCCTAAAGGAACTTGGGGAGGATATTAATGAGGTTCATCGATAG
- a CDS encoding ferritin family protein, translating into MAELKLEAREYMEKIVKKLKDLSPKEILSYAIFNEEAEIRYYRELAKRSERESVRVLFLQMADESQEHHDRLYKLFKELYPNEEPVEVDAPPVEVAPFYPKFETVDDYLEALEYCMESELFAKETYEVLALKATNEDARVLFAQLAEMENDHYLRLKKLYNLLTSFKQKKILPEDLEPGGYLLSDRTKARYLFLDMLSKSKEAYLFTRENPEKVKEWLKRDDINIIWVTNLPGKGRISPRMLIEPESVLCEILKAGNVVVLLENLEILVLITDFRKLFECISRLRDIAISSGSYLIVHAKKEAVGEREWALLESELAPIE; encoded by the coding sequence ATGGCGGAATTGAAACTGGAAGCACGCGAGTACATGGAGAAGATTGTCAAGAAACTAAAAGACTTATCTCCTAAGGAGATTTTAAGCTATGCGATTTTCAACGAGGAGGCTGAGATTAGATATTACCGAGAGCTTGCTAAAAGAAGTGAGAGGGAAAGCGTTAGAGTTTTGTTCCTTCAAATGGCAGACGAGAGCCAAGAACATCATGACAGGTTATACAAGCTTTTCAAAGAGCTGTATCCAAATGAAGAGCCCGTAGAAGTCGACGCTCCTCCCGTAGAGGTAGCACCGTTTTATCCTAAGTTCGAGACCGTCGATGATTACCTCGAGGCTCTTGAGTACTGCATGGAGAGCGAACTTTTTGCCAAGGAAACTTATGAAGTGCTCGCTCTAAAGGCCACTAACGAAGATGCAAGGGTCCTATTTGCCCAGTTAGCTGAGATGGAGAATGACCATTACCTAAGGCTTAAGAAGCTTTATAACCTATTAACATCTTTCAAACAGAAGAAAATCTTGCCAGAAGATCTTGAACCCGGTGGATACCTTCTCAGCGATCGCACAAAGGCAAGATACCTCTTTCTCGATATGCTCTCCAAGTCTAAAGAGGCCTACTTGTTCACTCGCGAGAATCCTGAGAAAGTTAAGGAGTGGCTCAAGCGCGATGACATAAACATAATCTGGGTAACGAACCTACCTGGAAAGGGAAGAATTTCTCCCAGGATGCTTATCGAACCAGAAAGCGTTCTGTGTGAAATTCTTAAAGCTGGGAACGTTGTGGTTTTACTGGAGAATCTGGAAATTCTGGTACTAATCACCGATTTTAGGAAACTATTTGAGTGCATTTCTAGGCTTCGCGACATTGCGATTAGCTCTGGATCCTATTTGATTGTACACGCGAAAAAGGAGGCCGTTGGAGAAAGGGAGTGGGCCCTGTTAGAATCAGAGTTAGCACCCATTGAATGA
- a CDS encoding ABC transporter permease, giving the protein MESNSFWVIFESELRRIIRARKFKILLAVTFFPSLLYLLNPNPSGEGVDAMLKAFEALMLELLPNYWLGIIGQFITIILMCDLLASEIDRGTIRLLLAKPIKLSVLIASKFLAGISAIAMLFGIPYAVIWLYNPLVYGTGIKGLWRGFQILRWFWE; this is encoded by the coding sequence ATGGAGAGCAATAGCTTTTGGGTTATATTTGAGAGTGAATTAAGGAGAATAATTCGAGCAAGGAAGTTTAAGATACTACTAGCTGTAACGTTCTTTCCCTCGCTATTATACCTACTCAATCCAAATCCTTCCGGAGAGGGAGTAGATGCAATGTTGAAGGCATTTGAAGCCTTAATGCTTGAGTTACTTCCCAATTATTGGCTTGGAATAATAGGGCAATTCATAACTATAATCCTCATGTGCGACCTCCTCGCTAGTGAAATCGATAGGGGAACGATAAGACTTCTCCTTGCAAAACCAATTAAGCTTAGCGTCCTTATCGCTTCAAAGTTCCTTGCTGGGATTTCGGCTATAGCGATGTTATTCGGAATTCCCTACGCGGTAATTTGGCTCTATAACCCCCTAGTATATGGAACAGGGATTAAAGGCCTCTGGAGGGGTTTCCAGATTTTGCGTTGGTTTTGGGAGTAA
- a CDS encoding ABC transporter ATP-binding protein has protein sequence MPTYIIETKELTKFFGKRNVVYNLNLKVPKGAVYGFLGPNGAGKTTTIKMLTGALKPTYGEIKIIGMEMPRERVKIMRNVGYMPERPLAYDDMTIFEFLVYMGRLLGLPKDKAVNQARELMAYTGVGRLAFNKIEELSSGQRQRVLFASALMGDPELLILDEPTSNLDPLGRMEFIGKILELAKSGKTVFISSHIVSEIERMCNYVGLIKDGQLIEQGKVRDLAKIESTDYDVVVSDNEKLLKFLRDKIYVREVWEEEGIVRVKLDERFSEKFFLELPAFLASEKLAIKLFKPHTSPLERILMKRFNMGWKNGEQ, from the coding sequence ATGCCTACCTACATTATTGAAACCAAGGAACTAACGAAGTTCTTCGGTAAAAGGAACGTTGTTTACAATCTCAACCTTAAAGTGCCTAAAGGGGCTGTTTATGGGTTCCTTGGGCCGAACGGTGCCGGTAAAACCACAACTATCAAGATGCTCACGGGCGCTTTAAAGCCGACCTACGGTGAAATTAAAATCATCGGAATGGAAATGCCACGCGAGAGGGTTAAAATAATGAGGAACGTCGGTTATATGCCCGAAAGACCGCTCGCTTACGATGATATGACGATTTTCGAGTTCTTAGTTTATATGGGGCGTCTCCTGGGGCTTCCAAAGGATAAAGCAGTTAATCAAGCCCGAGAGCTTATGGCCTATACAGGCGTTGGGAGATTAGCCTTCAATAAGATTGAGGAACTATCAAGTGGGCAGAGGCAGAGAGTTCTGTTTGCTTCTGCGTTGATGGGAGATCCAGAGCTCTTAATACTCGATGAACCAACGAGCAATCTAGATCCCCTCGGCAGGATGGAATTCATAGGGAAAATTCTCGAGCTTGCAAAATCCGGGAAGACTGTGTTTATAAGCTCTCACATCGTGAGCGAAATCGAAAGGATGTGCAATTACGTTGGTCTAATAAAGGACGGTCAACTCATCGAACAGGGAAAGGTGAGAGACTTAGCCAAAATTGAGAGCACGGATTACGATGTAGTGGTTTCGGATAACGAGAAACTTCTAAAGTTCCTCAGGGATAAGATCTATGTGAGGGAAGTCTGGGAGGAAGAGGGAATCGTTAGGGTAAAGCTAGATGAGAGATTTTCCGAAAAGTTCTTTCTAGAACTTCCAGCCTTTTTAGCCTCAGAAAAGCTTGCCATTAAACTTTTCAAGCCCCATACAAGTCCTTTGGAGAGGATACTGATGAAGCGTTTCAACATGGGGTGGAAAAATGGAGAGCAATAG
- a CDS encoding MBL fold metallo-hydrolase, whose translation MIPIIIKPNILMLEGVNLDSNVYFLKSKDELLIVDTGTGVYWNKYLDTARNEGWLENVSKVIIFNTHEHFDHVGGNLVFKEKLKVVEFASHKLTAKALEEGDDYIILSYYYGRRYDPHEVELKLEDGDEIKVGKVKLRLIHTPGHTRGSSCLYYEEERIMFTGDTVFLGTYGRTDLPTGNEDKIVESLELLKSFDVRLGLPGHGRVIKGWKANLERILRVLK comes from the coding sequence ATGATACCTATAATAATAAAGCCGAACATTCTCATGCTTGAGGGCGTGAACTTAGATTCGAACGTATATTTCCTAAAGAGTAAGGATGAACTTTTGATAGTTGATACTGGGACTGGCGTTTACTGGAATAAATACTTAGACACTGCAAGGAACGAGGGATGGCTCGAGAACGTTAGCAAGGTTATAATCTTCAACACGCACGAGCACTTCGACCATGTAGGAGGGAACCTCGTCTTCAAGGAAAAACTTAAAGTTGTTGAGTTCGCATCCCACAAGTTAACCGCTAAAGCCCTGGAGGAAGGGGATGATTACATAATTCTCTCCTACTATTACGGTAGAAGGTACGACCCCCATGAGGTTGAGCTGAAGCTTGAAGATGGGGATGAGATTAAAGTCGGGAAGGTTAAGTTGAGATTAATCCACACGCCGGGTCACACGAGGGGTAGCTCTTGCCTCTATTACGAAGAAGAGAGGATAATGTTCACTGGAGATACCGTGTTCCTGGGAACCTATGGAAGAACTGATTTACCCACGGGGAATGAAGATAAAATTGTTGAGTCTCTAGAGCTATTAAAAAGCTTCGACGTTAGATTGGGACTTCCTGGGCATGGAAGGGTTATTAAAGGCTGGAAGGCTAACTTAGAGAGGATACTGAGGGTTCTGAAATGA
- a CDS encoding DUF504 domain-containing protein gives MRKGTVKEVLAKIKYDPRENEEDYYIIIEHRGSYGNVRKIPVRIIELGHGYFFIGETQIPYHRILKVVRKDGKVVWESRKIRK, from the coding sequence ATGAGGAAGGGAACCGTTAAGGAAGTTCTCGCTAAGATAAAGTACGACCCCAGGGAAAATGAGGAGGATTACTACATAATAATCGAGCATAGGGGGAGCTATGGGAACGTTAGGAAGATACCCGTAAGGATTATCGAGCTTGGACATGGCTACTTCTTCATAGGAGAAACCCAGATTCCCTATCACAGAATATTGAAGGTAGTGAGGAAAGATGGCAAGGTTGTTTGGGAGAGCAGGAAGATTCGTAAGTAG
- a CDS encoding thermonuclease family protein, with protein sequence MARLFGRAGRFVSSIILIALILGCLSQPKELHGKVVKVVDGDTVYVKLSNGETVKVRLIGIDAPELEEDLMRPGEYPGIHNLSCLVKYGYIAKEFLKNYTLGKDVTLIFDSIQGRKDKYGRLLAYLYINGTDVNAELVKMGLARVFYEKKFDKIKEYSELEDEARKRRQNLWSCN encoded by the coding sequence ATGGCAAGGTTGTTTGGGAGAGCAGGAAGATTCGTAAGTAGCATCATCCTCATAGCGTTAATTCTTGGTTGTCTTTCCCAGCCTAAAGAGCTTCACGGGAAGGTAGTTAAGGTAGTCGATGGAGACACCGTGTACGTAAAGCTGAGCAACGGAGAAACGGTGAAAGTTAGACTTATAGGGATAGATGCGCCTGAGCTTGAAGAAGACTTAATGAGACCAGGTGAATACCCGGGAATTCATAACTTGAGTTGCCTGGTTAAGTACGGCTACATAGCGAAGGAATTCCTGAAGAATTACACGCTTGGAAAAGATGTAACTTTAATTTTCGACTCGATTCAAGGGAGAAAGGATAAGTACGGTAGATTACTTGCTTATCTGTACATTAACGGAACCGACGTTAATGCTGAGCTCGTTAAAATGGGGCTAGCGAGGGTATTTTACGAGAAGAAGTTCGATAAGATAAAGGAGTACTCAGAGCTTGAAGATGAGGCTAGGAAGAGGAGGCAAAACCTATGGAGCTGCAACTGA